AGAAAATTTTgtgttatgaattatgaaattGTTGAATTTGAATGTATTTATtccaataaataaaactttgccTAAGTGGATTAAACTATCAACAAATGGAAGGTTAGATAGCTCGTACTTCGTCCTTAAAACTTTGTCTTCATGAAAATATAACGAAAATacttattaataatttatttctatCCCGCATCATCATAATTTGTGGTAAGCAAACAAGACTTTTGTAACGATATCTTAGattgttaaataaaattgtttattatgcgTTGgcaattaaacttaaaatctaACTGTACATTGTAAAATGGTTAACGATTGAAGTGTTTGTTGCAAGCGAAAAAAAGTTTGGCACAACATTTTATCACGGCAAAGAAAAATGATCAATACCTGAATACATATATTCTCAGGACCGGTGGTTTAACTCAACTATAACATTTGACAATCGACCCACCAAAGTGCTAAAAGCATGGTAAAAAAAAGTTAGTGTCAATACGACATGCGGTcttataatgtttatttcctTTCCCATTAGCTTGCCGCTgccaaacttttttttaattgaacgGACGCTTAAGTCGGGTGGTTATAAAGGCTCTCTGGCGGTGACTGGCCGCCAGGAGCGTGCTTCGAGTAGGCTATTTCGAGATTGCTCACTTCGTACAAGGGATTCATATTAAGTCCTTTAAATAATCGCTTCGGTATACCCAGTTTAAACCTTTTAACATATAAATCCAGAATTAGCTTGCGATTCCTAATAATAACCAATCGTATGTAACATGTATTGCAACTGATTAGTCCACGTGAATGTAtaactatgtatgtataattcgGTTGTTGTACATAATGCGCGCCTGCGGATGTTTTAGCTAAGCACTACGCTacatatctatataatataatatatgtataacctGTACTATTTGAACATTTTCTATCATTAATAAATATCTAGCGTTATTTCTAACACCGTTCAAAGTTGTTCACTTGTTTATACATTGTTATAAATCTGTATCCATATCTTTTATCACGACTTGTACCGTGTATGGTTATTTATacgaaataatataaattatgtatattaatcGTGCATTCATGTGtgcataatttaaaataaagagttgtatattatatttaatgatGAATTATGGCAAACACTATAATGGATAAATCTTTAACAATGTACCAATGAAATATGCTgagacaaaataaataatacaaatgccgcttctttatttattgtatttctaCACACGATACATTCCTGTATCAAACACCAttatttatattccttacaAATTCCTGCCAGTCCCACATACAGAAATTACAGAATAATTCACACTCAAAATTTcgtaaattttcaaaatggcgggGAACTACAGAACGAATGTTGctatagttaaaaaaaactccCAAATGTCATCTAGTATGTATGACATGTTTGGTCGTCTGTTATGGTCAGTTTTTAGTAGCTATCTCCGTAAACGaaatgtcaaaactgtcaaaagcAGTTTTGTTTACGTTTTCTATTTTTCTCATTTCCGCGATAAATTTCCGTTAAACCCTGAGATATAAAAGGAATATCGGTGAAACTAGTCtcaaatagtaataaaaataagtgTTCATCATGGATAATCTCAGAAACATTTGGAAACCCGAACGTAAGTCTGTGGTAATCGTATCGATCTCTTGTGAAAGGTGCTGAATAACTTTACAATTACtcataatgtaaatattttttttcacagTCTATCGCATTCAATTAGAAGCCCCGAAGCCGCACCGTATAATATGTGAGAATCGTCCCGATAAGCCTGAGTTTTACGGCAAGGAATACCACGGCATTATGGGTCACAAAGAAGCTACTTTACGCTTACAAAATGAGCCGAATGGTGCATATCTTATTAGAAGAGGAAACGATTTCAATGACTTTTACACCTTAACATGGAGGTAAGTTGCTGTACTGCAGCtggttttaataaattataaaatttagatACTCCTTGATATTAAgttgtaagtttattttaagtaaaattaacttattataaaataaatgacatGGACTTTTTTACAAGTCATTGATAGTGTTACAAATGTAACTTGCTTAGaaaaaaacaaaactatttaaatatgaatagaTATATTAAACTAGAAGTGATTTAAGGTACTAATTATGTGTGAACTGTGATCATTCTTTTGCAGGTTCAATGACAAAATCCACCATTACAAACTATATTACGATGGCCACCATTACCTCAAAGACAAGCGGTATGACTGCATCTACGACTTGGTTGCAGATGGTCTTATAACAACGCACATGGAGCTTAAAGCTCGACACATCCTGGAGATGATTAACTCTCGGGCAAGTTATACAGAGAGCCCGTATGTTACATTAAACCGACGGAAGTTGACCACTTTGCAAAGAAAGCAGCAGTAAGTTcaacaatacatatttatacatcaaattaagATCGTcctgagtggagagcactgcaacaTACAGCGACATAACTTATGTTTGTCAcaaccctcagtcatgaggtttcaAAGAAGAGATacatcaaattattttgtttttttttaaattacatgttaaaattgtattttaaattgTGTGTTATATGTCTTGAGTAATAATGAATGTAATTAAAGGGGGATTTTGTAGTTATCAGAGTATCTGACAAGTTTGTTATGTACCTATGTTGAGTCTATCTTAAGGAGAAACAACTGAAATATCAGGCCAATAAAACACTGtaaagttaattttttaaaacctGACTAGCCAAAACTAGAGTCTAGAAATCTTTctttacatattttatgtagatatgaCCAAGAAAGTGTTAAGTTTCGAAAGTATCTTAATTTCAGAGCGAACAGACAACTCCCAATAACGACTACCGACAACGCAAGCACCTTAGAACTAGACAAGAAGCTTGTGTTAGACCTCACACCATCGCTTGAAGAAAACCCTCTGCTACAAAGCAAATACTCTAAAAGCCATACATTTAAGGTTCACACATTCAAGGGCCTGAATTGGTGTGAGCTGTGTGCAAATTTCCTGTGGGGCTTCACAGCGCAAGGGGTAAAATGTGAAGGTATGTCTTTCCTAGTTGGTAATTGTTCTTGCTGTAGTACAAATGTTGCTATCAAATGGACATTATGTTTATTCCAAAGTAAATTAGATCAATCCTTCAATGGACTCCACTATTCACAACCACAGTGGACTAGAAATTTACTATGAAGAGTCTTTTCTTTGCTCTACATAATTCTAATTCCGTGGTCATTACTCATTAgtagttttttctaaatattctGCAAGCCAATTTTGCTTGTAGACTCAGAAAGCTTATAACCTGACAAACCTTGcatactattgggttggtaagaaagtaatgagcgatcgattgaattccacatacaatttttgagagagttctagaatcttctatggtcgaaagtatataaagggcgagtcgcacagtttctcgtcagtcattcactagctgtcgccgagctaatataaggaagaaaatggacgaattaaaagtgcatgtaaggcattgcttactatatgaattttagtctggccattcagccgccgaagcagtgcgtaatatatgtcagcgtgttgctcctgaagttgtgtctgaggccacggcgaaaagatggttccagcggtttcgtagtggcgacttttcattatcagatcaaccttaGTCttgtcgaccggtgaagattgatgtagccaaattaaaaaccttaattgaaggagatccgaggctaacgagtcgtactcttgctaccgagttaggctgctctcatgtcaccatagaaacacatttacacgagttgggaaaaaactacaaatacagtgtttggataccgcacgaacttgatagacatcaactaaaccgccgtgccgatatctgcatacaacttctgtcttttcgccgcacattcaactggttggaccatcttatcactgccatcactggagatgaaaaatgggtcttatatataaatcacacacgcaaacgtcagtggctagctccaaacgaaaaaggaatagaggcaccaaaaacagagcctcacccgaaaaaagttatgctgtccgtttggtgggataatACCATGAatgtattattcactgggaactcctaccaagtggaatgactgttaccgcatcagtatactgtaatcagcttgaaaatttaaaccaaaaaatctgccagaatcgtccacagcatgctaaagtttttttcttacacgacaatgctcgcccacacattgcaaaagtgactcggctaaagctattggagctaggttggaaagtgatacctcatccaccgtactctccatacttggcacctacggattacgcattgttcagatcgctaagcaatgccttgaatgaaaaaaagttcgatgatcaagcccatctacgacagtacatagctgagtttttttaatctaaacctaagaacttcttcgccgatgctattcattctttaccagaaggATGGAGAcgagtagtagataacgaaggccgttatatttttgataaatgattaaaataataaattaaataaaaattacaatattggttatgattcgctcattactttcttaccaacccaatattttgaACTATGAATTGGTGCATAGGGTTGTACATTTCTCGCCCTCAATTATTTGATTTCTCCATTTTGTTCCTAATAGCAACAAtggatttttcccctcactagctcggaaacacgcgttttgtcctttaataccagcgggtaaaaacgcattttatccactagtgggtaaagtaatttgaccttgaataaagtacaattaactgttttaaaattgataaaagtaggtgaatctagtaataaagatgatttaccacctgtggaactactggaagcagtgataaacgcattttttgcgttgtagtttcctcgctatagtgaggggaaaagttttgtgttacactcgggtgcaaatgtattttacttctcgtgtgttaaaaaactcgcaagttcaggattctattctcgaaccactcgcttcgctcgtggttcaactatagaatcctttcacttgctcgtttttcaattccacactcggcgttaaaatacaactttgcccccttgtataacaaataactattaactccTTACAAATTTCAGATTGCGGCTTCATAGCCCATTCAAAATGCTCCGAACGCGTCCCGAACCACTGTGTCCCGGACTTGAAGAAGATCCGCGGCGTCTTCGGCATAGATCTGACGACGTTGCTCAACGCGCACTCTAGCACGTTGCCTTTCGTCGTGCGCAAGTGTGTGAGCGAGATAGAAGCTAGGGGCATGGACTCCGAGGGGATCTATAGGGTGTCGGGCTTCGCTGATGAGATTGAGGCGTTGAAAATGGCTTTTGACAAAGGTGAGTGGATTCGATGACTTCTAGCTTAAGTAGgcgtttatatatatatacaccgtgtttcacttaacactaaaaacctgaaaactgtttgttcagaatcgagagtagaatcgattgagctatatcttgatgggggtaatattttttgttttaatttgtattattagttattgtttacgtgcccattctacaaattcctaatacaacattgtgcatatcatattgttagaggttgtatacctttttcagtatttaagggtattaatactggctggttacttggacgattattttttccgctacgagatagacgtcgtgcgtcagtttaattttaaagtttatcataagtcataacaaattgaactcgtacctaattacaaccttgtcattttgaatgttaggtttaaatttgcttactgcgtcacctgtccaatttgaagtttactgtgacacaggttaaagtgctttacatagctgtctattggtaaaccttatgtcgttgcagtaacatacacaattaaacagtttgaaggtttatgatggtagagttaaaagccgagtagagctgcacagaaaattaaaaattcaatttaaaaaaataataatcatcagattaaaaaatgaacattgtagatacgtttaaaaaaataaaaatcagttggggtgtctgaggttttgagtgataccggaaacacggtgtatatatatatatatatatattttaatactacgtcggtggcaaacaagcatacggtctgcctgatggaaagcggtcaccatcacctatggacgcctgcaactcgagaAGTGACACGTGCGCGTTgctaacccattagaaacttgtatactcctttttgctgtgttaagtacacataaATATGATAATTAAGAGTTTACTGCGTGGGCAATCAAGCTTAGAACGTTGCCGTTGGTCGTGCGCAAGTGTGTGAGCGAGATAGAGGCTAGGGGCATGGACTCGCAGGGGATATATGTGTCTGGGTTTGCTGATGAGATTGAGGCGTTCAAAATGGCTTTTGATAAAGGTAAGTGACTGATTTGGTAAGTTCTAGCTCAGAAGTAGGCGTTTTTCTAATAAATATGATAATTAAGAGTTTACTGCGTGGACAATCAAGCTTAGAATGTTGCTGTTCGTCGTGCGCAAGTGTGTGAGGGAGATTGAAGCTAGAAGAAGGGGCATGGACTCCGAGGGGATCTATAGGGTGTCTGGGTTCGCTGATGAGATTGAGGCGTTGAAGATGGCTGTTGATAAAGGTGAGTGGATTTGATGATTTCTAGCTAAGCAGTAGGCGACTGGGAGCTAAAATGATTTCGAATTTTCAATGGTGATAGATATCATATGCGGGTTGTTGACCCTTTTTCTAATAAATATGATAATTAAGAGTTTACTGCTTGGGCAATCTACCTAAGTCCAGGGCCCACTCGGTCTGTCTTTCTGTCACCCTATGTATGTGTAAAGCATGTCAATCAGAGCTCCCAATTGGTGCAAGTTCAATTTTTTACAAACACTGCTGCATTTATAAAATGCTAGAGGCATTACGCAAAACCTGTTACTGAAGCCATATATGAAAATGCCAAAATGCAATTATTAGTATTAGCCCAcattgtcccactgctgggcaaaggcctccctcttacTCTTCCACGTATCCTCGGAAGTCTTCCACCAGTGTGTCTCAAAGGCATCGAGTTCGCCCCGCCATCTCTAACGTGGCCTGCATCTAGGCCTTGTATCTAATTTATGCCACAAAAGCAATTAACCTTTCGTTATTATTTTTAGACGGTGAAGCAGCCGACCTGAGCCAGTTTAGCAACATAAACGTGGTGGCCGGCACCCTCAAGTTGTACCTTCGGCTGCTGCCCGTGCCTCTCATCACCTACGAAGTGCATCCCAAGTTCGTGCAAGCCACGCgtgagtcatcatcatccttgcgttatcccagcattcaAAACCGGCTgcccagaaaaaaaatatcgaaataAGTTCAAAGGACCATGGGCAACTTAGTATGGAGCTTGGACTCAGAACCAACAGAGCTGAGAGTTAGGTCATTAAATAGGTCTATAAATATACTTCACTTTGTTCTATAGGCACCAACTTGTATTACGTTGCAGAACCGAGATATTCATATTTTAGTCAGTGGTTATAAGATCTACAAAAACGGGTTTCTCTTAGTGATTGACTACCGATCAATAGGCTAATAATATAAAAGCGATACAAAACAATAAGTACTTAAACTAGAGGAAGataacaggcggtcttatcgctaaaaagcgatctttTTCAGACAACCTTTACGtagcgaaaaaagttaaaatgacATGACAGAACCGAGCGTTTGAGAGATACAGaaatgtgtaaaaatatttgattgggtgattattttatttattaatatattcaGTATTTACAGCAATTTAATGTTATCTTATTATTCATCAATGACCAAGTCATTCAAATGACCTGCAGGATGATTAAATGGCATATGCCTACCTAACCCCAAGTACCATATAATGGAAATGGTGTGAGCACAAGAGCCTATTGTGCGTCTTCCAGTTAAACAAGAACAGTAATGAGGGATGGCATCAAgatattaaaaacagatagaATAGGTAACCGCacaaatgtgtgtgtgtgtagttcACGCCATATTCGGTGGCAATACCTTCATTAATACAATATTGTATGTTACCTACCCTCCAAAATGTTAAATACCCTAGCTACAGATTTTTCATAGTTCGTATTCACTCTgaattaaaatatgaatatcTCGGTTCTGCAATGGAATTCGACTTTATGCCCatataattaaatgaagtaGATTAAAAGACCTGTTTAATAGCCGAACGCTCATGTCTGTTGGTTCTGCTGGGTCCATTTTGACGCATGGTcctttcgttttttttttaattactaaactataaagttttgggagctgaaatttggcatactcgATATTAATACAAAGACgtatcgataaaaaaaaattcaagataAAACTCGCTGGGAgcagattcacttagcttatcctaGCATGGCCTTTATGTGAAGTTCGTGCAAGCCACGCGTGAgacatcatccttgcgttatcccagcatttgccacagctagtggtagtctggggtccgctttgacaactaatcccaagatttggcgtagacactagttatacgaaagcgactgccatctgacctttcaacccaaagggtaactaggctttattggaattagaccggtttcctcacgctgttttccttcaccgaaaagcgactggcaaatatcaaacgagctggggttcaaacccgcgacttccggatcgaaagtcgcgcCACCACTCACGCGCCACGCGTGAGTATAAAATACAATGTATATGTATAGTTAGCAAAATCCTTGTGTGCGCacttttattaacaattttttcacAAACACTGAATgatcttatttttaaatcgaTTCAGTATATTCAGAATTGTTAATAAtgcaaataatttatatttccaGAAATGAAAACCCCGTCAGACCAAGTGGGCACGTTGCGGGAATGCTTAGACCTTTTACCGAAAGCTCACTACAACTGTCTGCAATACGTAGTGCAACATTTATACAGGTAAGatctaaaaaaatcattaatacTTTTCTGAAGGCCACGTTTTACCTACCAGCTTCAAAAAGGaggtatatttaatttatttatttaattcagacGTCAAATGGTCCAAGAAATGTGTTAGTTAAGTCGCTTATTTTCTATGTTAGTAACAAAATGgaacaagtaatatttaataattaatcattaaaaGTGACTTCGTCCTCTGACTCATTCATATGACTTCATATGACCCCCCGTAAAGGAAGTTTCAGCTATCGGATTTTGCGTTAGGCTCTCTGTAAACAGGTTCCACCTTAATGGATTAATGTCATAAAGAATACTTCTCATAAAACTGTTTAAGGCATAGTAAAAGTCACTTTGGTTTAAGAggccgtcaatatcaaaaagtagaaaatcgtaaaattggtagttttctacgtccggttttagtttcagtatatacttattgataagaaaagcacttgttttaaactgcgcgtattcttatctacaaaatcagtagttaacatcaaggaaaagttactccctgaatgaattatgatttttttcctgacgctagtttaagaaaacccgcaaatagtgctcacgtctgagtgagctgagctcaattttgtatactttaggctgctaaaattgatgctgtcgcattacttatatcctaaactaaaaattcagtagtttacatgtgtgttatcatgctactaaaatacagtaaatggaagttaaacgacatcaatatttgtctaaaaatacttcgaatcaaatggcaattacttcgaaaaccttttaggcaaataaaaggctttcttgataattataaactttaagtacgtgtatgcaaaatagtgtgtaatacaaatcaggaaacacttccaattttagatacatacttacttaaagttgtaactaaaatgcggtcggcccctgtcggcatcttcataaatttgaatatgtacgaccgtgttttagtattaaaataatgttattttataagctagataactggactacagaattattaccttttcatatttttccttacaaagagaacgaataaaatcaatgttgaatataaactttcgtaaattttccatacaaacgtcaaaactgcgaacagattctattgagtcagacgcccgatcgggctcgttcggagcggacgtgtcgccaaatttgctccaatgacatttgtttttgacactggaaatcatatacggatacaaaaagattgccagtgctatgaatgtattcaaaactaataaggtaaataaatatcgtcacgtctaaaagagtctcagtttaaaatcgtttttttttgtgttgtttactacttattattgttgagaaataaaaaaatatatgtaactttaatacaatgataagaaata
This region of Leguminivora glycinivorella isolate SPB_JAAS2020 unplaced genomic scaffold, LegGlyc_1.1 Scaffold10, whole genome shotgun sequence genomic DNA includes:
- the LOC125242182 gene encoding beta-chimaerin-like, with the protein product MDNLRNIWKPELYRIQLEAPKPHRIICENRPDKPEFYGKEYHGIMGHKEATLRLQNEPNGAYLIRRGNDFNDFYTLTWRFNDKIHHYKLYYDGHHYLKDKRYDCIYDLVADGLITTHMELKARHILEMINSRASYTESPYVTLNRRKLTTLQRKQQANRQLPITTTDNASTLELDKKLVLDLTPSLEENPLLQSKYSKSHTFKVHTFKGLNWCELCANFLWGFTAQGVKCEDCGFIAHSKCSERVPNHCVPDLKKIRGVFGIDLTTLLNAHSSTLPFVVRKCVSEIEARGMDSEGIYRVSGFADEIEALKMAFDKDGEAADLSQFSNINVVAGTLKLYLRLLPVPLITYEVHPKFVQATQMKTPSDQVGTLRECLDLLPKAHYNCLQYVVQHLYRVSQMSEVNKMGSHNLSTVLAPTLVATPPAVTDLSFEIRALQALIDYCPAIYYQNK